One genomic region from Anopheles bellator chromosome 2, idAnoBellAS_SP24_06.2, whole genome shotgun sequence encodes:
- the LOC131208817 gene encoding E3 ubiquitin-protein ligase MYLIP has protein sequence MWCLVNLPNGTTSGVQCDPKRISQECLEKVCADLGIICETDYFGLIPVRVGDHADVDECSVKQWINLRNPLHIYTNDRTHPLLLSLRVKFWVPAHLILQSSVRNLFYMQARQELFDGHLRPTSWANAAYLAALLLQADGYKYDPVKVPPAPVGAIESESVCRSSTAGATDVTDLPDRRPVPQLRRPSKRKCSEIECKRGSVSSQSSASPPIGWHLDDLGSHSGGISPSAAPAAEELAKASPKNIYHRYGALRPAFEGDDDVAEGQRQLAQPTEYHQQIAGEHEKLSLIKMSATSAQYWLLEEICSLMGYGEEIFDGVTIGEPAVVCKISVSPHGLTIVKDDEKYSVPFTAVKLAKSIKRSFRLTYMNENHVETHVELKLPSHRTAASLYRAIIEKHEFYSCETVRPIVTTQFIRDLKGTIASMFNEDTELGKRYVFDIKRTCREVYDAARRTLHARGIEISNKVEEHTENPADALGRLKETQRAQREEYAQLERLYDERIREAITCPICADGVIDTTFLPCGHMTACRACAEQCERCPLCRSNIECISKIFLPPLLQSRKSTTAATASRVLLQEEYLSAAPDPGTVGGLPKAPHPVATLVL, from the exons GTCTGTGCCGATCTGGGTATCATCTGCGAGACGGACTACTTTGGTCTGATACCGGTGCGCGTCGGTGACCATGCGGACGTGGACGAGTGCAGCGTCAAGCAGTGGATCAACCTGCGCAATCCACTGCATATCTACACGAACGACCGAACGCatccgttgctgctgtcgctTCGCGTAAAGTTCTGGGTCCCGGCACACCTGATACTGCAGAGTAGTGTCCGTAACCTGTTCTACATGCAGGCCCGCCAGGAGCTCTTCGATGGACATCTGCGACCCACCAGCTGGGCTAATGCCGCATATTTGGCCGCTCTACTGCTACAAGCGGACGGTTACAAGTACGATCCCGTGAAGgttccaccagcaccggtcgGGGCCATCGAATCGGAATCAGTTTGCCGGTCTTCGACGGCTGGCGCTACGGATGTTACCGATCTTCCCGACCGTCGACCGGTCCCGCAACTTCGACGTCCATCGAAGCGAAAATGCTCCGAAATCGAGTGCAAGCGTGGAAGCGTTAGTTCGCAGAGCTCTGCCTCTCCGCCGATCGGTTGGCATTTGGACGATCTAGGATCGCACTCTGGCGGCATTTCTCCATCGGCAGCACCTGCCGCGGAAGAGTTGGCCAAAGCTTCACCAAAGAACATTTACCATCGGTACGGTGCCCTACGGCCCGCATTCGAaggcgatgatgatgtggccGAGGGACAACGGCAACTAGCTCAGCCCACCGAATACCATCAGCAGATTGCTGGCGAGCACGAGAAGCTGTCGCTGATCAAGATGAGTGCCACCTCGGCGCAGTACTGGCTACTGGAGGAAATCTGCAGTTTGATGGGGTACGGGGAAGAAATCTTCGACGGTGTTACGATCGGCGAGCCGGCCGTCGTTTGCAAAATCAGTGTCAGTCCGCACGGCTTAACCATCGTGAAGGACGACGAAAAGTATAG cGTTCCATTTACTGCCGTGAAACTGGCTAAATCCATCAAGCGATCGTTTCGCCTGACGTACATGAACGAAAACCACGTAGAGACGCACGTGGAACTGAAGCTGCCCAGTCACCGGACGGCGGCCTCTCTGTACCGGGCGATCATCGAGAAGCACGAGTTCTACTCGTGCGAAACCGTGCGACCCATCGTGACGACGCAGTTCATTCGCGATCTAAAGGGTACGATCGCGTCCATGTTTAACGAGGACACCGAGCTAGGCAAGCGGTACGTGTTCGATATCAAACGCACCTGCCGCGAGGTGTACGACGCCGCCCGCCGGACCCTCCACGCACGCGGCATCGAGATCAGCAACAAGGTGGAAGAGCACACCGAAAATCCGGCCGATGCACTTGGGCGGTTGAAAGAGACGCAGCGCGCGCAACGTGAAGAGTACGCGCAGTTGGAGCGGCTTTATGACGAGCGGATACGAGAGGCGATCACCTGCCCCATCTGTGCGGATGGCGTGATCGATACGACTTTTCTGCCCTGTGGCCACATGACGGCGTGCAGGGCGTGTGCAGAGCA ATGCGAGCGTTGTCCGCTGTGCCGTTCGAACATTGAGTGTATCAGCAAAATTTTCCTTCCACCATTGCTGCAATCGCGCAAAAGCACAACGGCAGCCACAGCGTCAAGagtgctgctgcaggaagaATATCTTTCCGCCGCCCCGGATCCCGGAACCGTTGGCGGCCTACCGAAAGCTCCACATCCGGTCGCAACGTTGGTGCTGTAA